The region AGCAAAGTTCTCTGTTTGACTGACAAAACTAAGAAGCCGGAATACGGTTGAGGACAATGAATTCACGCTTGAAGGAGTCATCGAGTTGTCGCTTAGAAGCAATGGCAGGTTGCGCATCAGGAGCACTCGATAGAAACCGAATACACTGAATGTTCGATTGCTGAGTGATAGCAAAACGAATCCAATTCCAACCCAGTTTGAGATAACTCATACCTCGATTCCAGTGAGGGTCAACCAGACGACGTTTACCTGATGTCACGACTTGCAGTCCTTGCAGCACCAGAAACAGCATCGTCAAGGCAATGATGCCAATTAACTGAGTTGAGGTGCATGGCTTGGGAAGCCCATCACTGCGATCGCAGCTAGCAGGTTGGAGTAGTGAGGGGTTACGCTGCCCCAATGTTGAGATTAAATTAATGACTGACGACAGGATTGCCCCTGTATCACTGATCCAGATGCCCAACGGCATGGGCAAAACCACAACTCTGACGATGATTCGAGCCGCGATGAGTGGTGAAGCTCAGGGGTGGACTGCTGGGAAAATTAAAAGCTTACGTCGTCCAGGTGAATCACGTTCAGAGGGTAGATTTATTCTGAATTTGAGAGTTGATGACCAACCCTTGACAATCCCTTACTTGCTATCTGCTCAATTGTTAGGTAGAGATTTATCACGCCTAGCAATCCACACAAAAAATCAGTTCGAGATTTGGAAGCACTCGTCTACTATGCCAGGAAATTTGAGCGGTTAAGGGTCGATCGCGCTCATGGCATTGCACCTCACAAACCAATATTGCTCCTGTCAGTCATTAAACTCATCCAGCAAGGGGAGATCGCGCAGAATCAAATTTACCTGTCGGACGAACTGATTACTACTTTTAAGACGGTTTGGAGTTATCTAGGGTCAGAGAACCATTACCCGGATATTTCCAGACCTTTTTTTGTTTACGTGGCGATAAGTTCTGGCATCTCGTCCCCAATCGGGGTTATCGAAAAATTATTACTTCTAAAGTTAAGCTAAAAATCTTTACGGAAGTTAAACAAGCTGTTAAATATGCTCATATTGATGATGCTTTGCTTGAATTGCTTCAAGATCCACTGTCAAGAGCCAGTTTAACGACTATCCTAGTACAGAAATGGTTTAGTTCTAAGCTGGATCAGTACAAACAGTATTTAGAAACAACTCCACTGAAGGGAACCCAAGATCTTTCTGGTCAGGACACTGAACAGTACAGGTTAAATGAAAAAAGACCTGAACTATTACATCAAACAGTTTACGCAACTTCGGATCGATAGAGCGCATGGACAAGCTCCCTATCAACCGCTTTTGCTGTTGTCCTTGATAGATCTGATTGAACAGGGAACAATCACGGCGAACAATTTTCCGATTACACCAGAACTCATTTCTACGTTTATCAAATATCGCGATCGCTTGAGTTCTACCTTACATCAGGCGAATCCAGCACAGCCTTTCTACCACATGAGCCGACCCAGCCAAGCATTTTGGCACTTAGTTCCAATACCCGGACATGAACAGGTTCTTCTTTCTGGTGGAAAACTGAATACCCTCAAGAAGCTGAGAGACAATGTTTTGTATGGCTATTTTGATGATGAGTTATTCCAGATTCTTCTAAACCCTCAAGAAAGAAGGAGTCTGATTAATGAACTCATTAACAAATGGTTTCCTGATAAATTCGCACAAATACAGCAACTCTTACAGATTAATTCTTTTCAAGAATTTCGTTACTCTTTGCATGAGAAAGGTGGAGCAGTCTACACCGTTGAGGAACTGAAAAAAGAAGATGAAGTAGAAACCTTTAGAAGAGATGCGACATTTCGCAAAGAAGTTCTCTCGCTCTATGATCAACGCTGTGCCTTCTGTCGCTTAAGAGTTATTAGTCAGGATAGTGAGAACATTGTCGATGGAGCGCATATTCTACCATTCTCTACATTTCGTGATGATCGATTTGATAACGGTTTATCACTCTGTAAAAATCATCATTGGGCGTTTGATCATGGTTGGTTTGGCATTAGTGATGACTATAAAATTATTCTGCCTGAGAATCGTATCCATGAAGAGCCACCGATTGATACTAAACCCATGATTGCATTTCATGGAGAAACACTGTTTCTACCAAATCAGCAAGAGTTTCATCCCCGATCTGAAGCAATTCAATGGCATCGTGAACGCTGGAACATTGCTTGAGGCTTTATGAATTCAAAAGCGTCACAGCGTATTTAAACTTGATTGCGACGTTCCTTAATCTGCATTACCAAGTCTGCTACTGTTAGCTCATCTTGCCATTGGTGTCGCTCTTTTGTGTAGTCACCATTTCCTCCATCAAACTGGTGCAGAAAGCGCACCATGTCAACGTAGCCCAGTTCCTTACGCAACGCTGCCAAACCTTGTCGTCTAAGCTCCATTGGGGTCATTATCAAAGTCTCCTGTTTGAAGTATTGCAATCAGCCATACAGCAGGGTTATCGACAGATACAGTAAGTGAGTTACGGTATCGAGCCGCCCTTCTCAATAATCGATCATCTGTTGATAAAAAAACATCTACTTGACCAATTTCAACACAGGCGAGATGGAGTGCATCAAATCCTTGAAACCCCAAATTCTGTAGCTCCTCACCGCGCTGTGCTGCCATGTCATCGACTATTAAACGCGATCGTGCCATTAGCATCGCCTCCTCAATTCTTTGCCGCCGATCCGGATCTGCAATTTGAGCGACTTCGATTTCAACCACCTCGCTAATAGTCAGTTCCCATTCACCCGTCTCGCACCGCTCCAAAATAGCTAAAACAGCCTCAGTTTCTACCCGAATACGAGCTTGGCTCTGGTCATCAAAGGGACGATTCAAACAACAAACATCGAGATAGATACGCAGCATCACTGGTTAGAAGTTATCGAATAGTAATGGTTGAATACTGCCATCGGGAAGGATCTCAGGAAGCCACTCATCCCCTCGATGTTCCGTCCCATCCCATTTTTCTGGATAGGTGTTTGCAGCAATCAGTTCCTTAATTCGCGCCAGTTCTTCATCATTGATCAGGCTAATTTCTGGTTTGCCAAGTCGTTGCGCTGCTGTATTCACCTCTGATTGAATGGCTAAAACTTGCTCTAGCATCCAACGTCGAGCATCTAGAGTCAATGGTCCCAAACGATTCTGTTTGGCTGAGAGAGAGCCATCCTTGTTGACCTCTCCATGCTTACGATGGCGATATTGCGGCTTTTTAATTTCCCAATACAAAGGTCTGAGCTTTTGCAGCGGTCGCAGCAACACCAACAGGCAAGGAACAAAGCCGACGACCATCGCGCTGCCTTGCGAGAGGTTGCAGCGGGGGTCTTGCCTCTGGCATTGATTCAGCCTTTGCTTGAAGAGGCTCAAGTTCAAGCCCAGCAGGAGATCCGGCAACAACAATTAGAGTCCGCTGGTGAGTTGTTAAAGGAACGGAACCAGGACTTGCTTCAGTTTGTTAAATCACTAGACTTAGAAACGCAACAACTTGAGCAAATTCGTTCGTTTCTTGCAAAACAAGAAAAGGAAGTCTCAAAGGATATAGGGGAGACTTGGTTAGGTGCGGACGTAGACACCCTTCATCAACTAACGAACATATTGCAATATTCTCTGCCTCATCAGCGCCAGGTAGCAGCAGACCACTTAAAGCAGCTTCAAACTTATCAGGAGGAGATCGAAACCATTGAACGCTACCTTGCAACGGCTGCTTCCCCGGAGATGTATGACAAGTTAGTGCAGCATGTGCGTCAGGCACAGGCAGAAGTCGTGAGCCTCAAAGCCGATCGCGAACACAGTCAACGGCTGCTTGAGCAAGCAGAACAAACCCTTGCCCGCACCAGGCAAGAACTAATGGACTATGGCAAGCGGGTGATCGACCGCAAAAATGATGAGCATACACTAGCAGCGATCGCTAAAGTCCAAGACACCCTCAAAGTGTTCAAGCAAAAGCTGAAACTCCGTAAGCTCAATCAGCTTGAAACCCTGGTGACCGAGTGCTTCCTCTACTTGCTGCACAAGTCGAACCTGGTGCATCGGGTTCAAATTGACACCGAAACCTTCAGCCTCTCTCTGTTTGACTACGAAGGACAGCCTGTCCCCAAACATCGGCTGTCTGCGGGTGAGAAGCAGCTACTAGCGATTTCCCTGTTGTGGGGATTAGCCCGTGCCTCTGGGCGGCAACTCCCCGTGGCGATCGACACCCCCTTGGGTCGGCTGGATTCCTCCCATCGTGCCAACCTGGTTGATCGCTACTTCCCGCAAGCCAGCCACCAGGTGCTGCTGCTCTCGACGGACACCGAGATTGGCAAGACAGAGGTGAAACGGTTGCGGGAGAATGGGGCGATCGCCCGTGAGTATCTGCTGCGGTATGACTCAGCCCTCCAGCAAACTAAAGTAAAATCGGGATACTTCTGCTGATCGAGTTGACTTACAGAAGTAAGGGGAAAGCGATGTCTTATAAAGATTTCACTCTAGAGCAAATCAATCAAAAGTTTGCGGTTGCAATTCAAAGCAATCTAGATGTTTTCTCAACTTACAAACAGCCCGTTCAAATCAATCCAGCCTTTGCTAGCCAACTGGAATATAGCACAACCTTAGCCCTTGCCATTAATACCGAAAAAGCCCGTTCGGAAATGATCATTGCCCCTATTTTAATTGAGCTAAAACGGCTAACAGGCGATCGCATCAGCCTGTTTTCTGGGAGCGAATTTAATGTTGACGTGGCGCAAGGGCTGAATGGATTTTGTGACTTTATCATTAGCCTTTCCAACCAGCAGCTTTACATTGAAGCCCCCGTTGCTATTATCGTTGAAGCCAAAAACGAAAACATTAAAGGTGGGTTAGCCCAATGTTTGGCAACCATGATTGCAGCACAACTGTTTAATCAACAAAAAGGGAATGGGCTTGATACGCTCTATGGTGCAGTGACCACAGGCAATCAATGGAAGTTTCTCAAACTCCATAGAGATACGGCAGCGATCGACAGCAAAGATTACTACATCGATCAGCTCTCCGACATCATGGGCATCTTGCTGACCATGGTAGAAAGCCATGCTTCGCTAGTAGCTTAGACAATAAATTCTGCAACGTTTGTAGTCACGACTGAAGTCGTGTCTGGCTAAAGCCAGCACTACAAACATTGCAAAACTTTCAATTCACTATACTAGCCACCGTTTCTTAGAGCCAATCATGCTAGAGCCTCCCCTCGATCGCGTCCGCATTTCCCAAGCCGCTAAGGATCAATTGATCAAACTCAAGCGCGTTACTAAGATTGACCAGTGGAACATTCTCTGTCGCTGGGCTTTGTGCCGCTCCTTAGCAGAACCCACGCCCCCTTCGCCTGTCGCAATTCCAGCCGATAGCAATGTGGAGATGACCTGGCAGGTGTTTGGAGGGGCGATCGCAGATTTACTCACTATTGCACTCAAACAACGCTGTTGCAACGATGGCTTACCAACAGATAGAGAAACCCTCGCGATCCAGTTTCGGTTACACCTGCATCGAGGCATTGGTTATTTAGCAGGCGATTCAACCATTAAGACGATTGATCATCTGATTGAGAAAGCTGTTGAATTAACCCCTCAGGTGTGAGTATTTGCAGTGCATCGGTTACAAAGTCCTGGGGATTGCGCGTCACAATGACTTCCAATTGATTAGCGATAGCAGTTTCATACTGCACCGCATCTTCAAGATCCCCAAAATTGTCTGAAAGTGCATTTACAATGACGCTTTGATCGACTGTAGCAATACGGCAAAAATACCAAAGTACGATCGCTCAAAGATGCCACACCCGAAGAAGCCCTGGCGATGATCAACAAAATCATGCGGACCCGCTGGCAGGATCATCAACTGGTGAACGCTGGACTGACTCGCGCTGAAATGTCTCAGATTGCCGAAATTTTTGTGCAGGTCTGGCAACAGTTCAACCATCAACGGATTGCCTATCCCAAGTTGCCTCCAGTGCCACCCACCTTGGTCAAGTGAAACACCCTAACGAGGCAGATTGGCAAGGCGATCGATAGATTCGCAATCAGTAATGATAACAACTCACTATTATTTCAAGAATTGCTCTGCACGGATCTATGAGGCTTAGCGGCACTTGATTGCATTTTTACATAGCTGCATGCTCGTTGGATTGGCAATTCCTGCCCATTCGCCATATCTTTCCAGATCTGGGATTTCTTGAAGAAATCGCAGATCTGGAGGCGGCTATAATCGAGAAAAATTCTTCCCCCACATTTTCTCCCTGCCCCTATGAAAGCCAGCGAAGTATTGCGCCGCTATGCCGCCGGAGACCGAGACTTCCGCCGCACGAGCCTGCGAGGGCAACATTTCAAAGGACAGGATCTCTCTGGTGCCGACTTCAGCGAAGCCGACATTCGCGGCACCAACTTCACTCATGCCAACTTAAAGGGGACGAACTTTACTAACGCCAAAGCCGGATTACAAAAACGGTGGGTGCTCATCCAATTGCTGTTGGTGTTTTTGCTCGCGGCCTTAGCCGGAGTTTTGCAGGGGTACTTTAGTTGGTGGATTTCTGGCAGCATTGTGACCATCTGGGAGTACTTTCACCTACCCACCGAAGCTGA is a window of Leptolyngbyaceae cyanobacterium JSC-12 DNA encoding:
- a CDS encoding putative restriction endonuclease (IMG reference gene:2510095480); the protein is MKKDLNYYIKQFTQLRIDRAHGQAPYQPLLLLSLIDLIEQGTITANNFPITPELISTFIKYRDRLSSTLHQANPAQPFYHMSRPSQAFWHLVPIPGHEQVLLSGGKLNTLKKLRDNVLYGYFDDELFQILLNPQERRSLINELINKWFPDKFAQIQQLLQINSFQEFRYSLHEKGGAVYTVEELKKEDEVETFRRDATFRKEVLSLYDQRCAFCRLRVISQDSENIVDGAHILPFSTFRDDRFDNGLSLCKNHHWAFDHGWFGISDDYKIILPENRIHEEPPIDTKPMIAFHGETLFLPNQQEFHPRSEAIQWHRERWNIA
- a CDS encoding hypothetical protein (IMG reference gene:2510095485), which codes for MSYKDFTLEQINQKFAVAIQSNLDVFSTYKQPVQINPAFASQLEYSTTLALAINTEKARSEMIIAPILIELKRLTGDRISLFSGSEFNVDVAQGLNGFCDFIISLSNQQLYIEAPVAIIVEAKNENIKGGLAQCLATMIAAQLFNQQKGNGLDTLYGAVTTGNQWKFLKLHRDTAAIDSKDYYIDQLSDIMGILLTMVESHASLVA
- a CDS encoding hypothetical protein (IMG reference gene:2510095481); amino-acid sequence: MTPMELRRQGLAALRKELGYVDMVRFLHQFDGGNGDYTKERHQWQDELTVADLVMQIKERRNQV
- a CDS encoding hypothetical protein (IMG reference gene:2510095482), encoding MLRIYLDVCCLNRPFDDQSQARIRVETEAVLAILERCETGEWELTISEVVEIEVAQIADPDRRQRIEEAMLMARSRLIVDDMAAQRGEELQNLGFQGFDALHLACVEIGQVDVFLSTDDRLLRRAARYRNSLTVSVDNPAVWLIAILQTGDFDNDPNGA
- a CDS encoding DNA sulfur modification protein DndE (IMG reference gene:2510095486~PFAM: Domain of unknown function (DUF1832)~TIGRFAM: DNA sulfur modification protein DndE), giving the protein MLEPPLDRVRISQAAKDQLIKLKRVTKIDQWNILCRWALCRSLAEPTPPSPVAIPADSNVEMTWQVFGGAIADLLTIALKQRCCNDGLPTDRETLAIQFRLHLHRGIGYLAGDSTIKTIDHLIEKAVELTPQV